One window of Alteromonas sp. LMIT006 genomic DNA carries:
- a CDS encoding WecB/TagA/CpsF family glycosyltransferase, protein MNTINPHSYIETKKDKVFYCALQSSDVLIPDGSGIELAIKIINKISVKKIAGADLFQETMRVLNVSHGKVFLLGSSDKVLASIVKNSKNEFPNVTAKVLSPPYKETFNKNDITVFVNAINDFSPDVLFVGLTAPKQEKLINQLKHDINVSMISGIGAVFDFYAGTVRRPSAFWINLHLEWLVRLIGEPKRLWRRNFVSTPLFLFEIILAKLKIKTFKGNNKSC, encoded by the coding sequence GTGAATACAATAAATCCACACTCATATATTGAAACAAAAAAAGATAAGGTATTTTACTGCGCTCTTCAAAGTAGTGATGTTCTAATTCCCGATGGAAGCGGAATTGAATTGGCAATTAAAATTATAAATAAAATTTCAGTAAAAAAGATAGCTGGGGCCGATTTGTTTCAGGAAACTATGCGTGTATTGAATGTGTCTCATGGTAAAGTTTTTTTATTGGGATCTTCAGACAAAGTCTTAGCAAGTATAGTAAAAAATAGCAAAAATGAATTCCCGAATGTTACTGCAAAGGTTCTATCTCCTCCTTACAAAGAAACCTTTAATAAAAATGACATCACAGTCTTTGTTAATGCAATAAATGATTTTTCACCTGATGTTTTATTTGTAGGCTTAACAGCACCTAAACAAGAAAAATTAATCAACCAGTTGAAACATGACATTAATGTGAGCATGATAAGCGGTATAGGCGCTGTATTCGACTTTTACGCCGGAACTGTAAGGCGTCCCTCAGCTTTTTGGATAAACTTACATCTAGAATGGTTGGTTCGTCTGATTGGAGAACCTAAAAGATTATGGAGAAGAAATTTTGTTTCAACACCATTATTTTTATTTGAAATTATTCTCGCAAAGCTAAAAATAAAGACATTCAAAGGTAATAATAAATCTTGTTAA
- the galE gene encoding UDP-glucose 4-epimerase GalE, with amino-acid sequence MSNILVTGGAGYIGSHTLIQLIEHGYSPVVFDSLVNASILALERVEQITETTIPFVQGDIRDENSLRALFEQYEFQSVIHFAGLKAVGESVANPIMYYENNVFGSMQLFKIMSEYQVRNIVFSSSATVYGDPVSLPLHEAMPTGVPTNPYGMSKLMIENILKDLHVSDNDWRIVNLRYFNPVGAHSSGLIGEDPNGIPNNLMPFIAQTATGLRQELSVFGNDYDTHDGTGVRDYIHVVDLAFGHIQALKKIESERGVWTVNLGTGMGYSVLDMVKAFEQASGKMVPYVIVDRRPGDVAACYADPSYAKKVLNWEAKRDLNDMCRDTWNWQSKNPQGFNSMDQKP; translated from the coding sequence ATGTCAAATATTTTAGTCACCGGTGGCGCCGGCTACATCGGTTCACATACTCTCATCCAACTAATAGAACATGGTTATTCACCAGTTGTGTTTGATAGCCTTGTTAATGCATCTATTCTTGCCCTAGAGCGAGTTGAACAAATCACTGAAACTACGATTCCGTTTGTACAAGGTGATATACGTGATGAAAACTCGTTAAGAGCTTTGTTTGAACAGTATGAATTTCAGTCTGTCATCCATTTTGCTGGATTAAAAGCGGTGGGTGAGTCGGTAGCAAATCCTATCATGTATTATGAAAATAATGTCTTTGGCAGTATGCAACTGTTTAAGATCATGTCGGAATATCAGGTCAGAAATATCGTGTTTTCTTCTTCCGCCACGGTATACGGTGACCCGGTTTCATTACCATTGCATGAGGCAATGCCTACTGGTGTACCCACAAACCCTTACGGCATGTCAAAGTTAATGATTGAGAATATACTGAAAGACCTTCATGTCAGTGATAACGACTGGCGCATTGTTAATTTACGTTATTTTAATCCGGTTGGTGCGCATAGTTCCGGGTTAATTGGCGAAGATCCCAATGGTATTCCTAATAATCTGATGCCATTTATTGCACAAACGGCAACGGGTCTTCGTCAAGAACTGTCTGTTTTTGGAAACGATTATGATACGCATGATGGAACCGGCGTCAGAGATTATATTCACGTTGTCGATTTGGCCTTTGGGCACATTCAAGCACTGAAAAAAATAGAATCTGAACGTGGTGTCTGGACAGTCAATTTGGGAACCGGTATGGGGTATTCGGTACTTGATATGGTCAAGGCATTTGAACAAGCTTCTGGCAAAATGGTGCCTTATGTTATTGTGGATCGTCGTCCGGGTGATGTGGCTGCGTGTTATGCGGATCCGTCTTATGCAAAAAAGGTATTAAATTGGGAGGCAAAAAGAGATCTAAATGATATGTGTCGTGATACTTGGAATTGGCAGTCCAAAAATCCTCAGGGATTTAATTCTATGGATCAAAAACCATAA